TTTTGCCAGCACGCAGGCAGATGTCGCCATCCGCTACGGCCGCGGCCTCTGGCCGGGGTTGAAGGCGCACCGCATCATGCGCATGGATTTCGCGCCCATGCTGAGCCCGAAGCTGGCCGAGCAGGTCGGCGGCATCCGCGAACCGGCCGACCTCCTGAAACTCTCCATCATCAGCGCCGGCGATGTCTGGTGGGAGCAGTGGTTCACCGCCGCAGGCGTGAAAAACCCGAATCTCAAGCGTTTTCCGCCCAACGAACTCGGCACCCAGTCTTTCGATGCCGGCATGGCGATCGCCGGCCAGGGGGTCGCCATCCTGAATCCCCAGCATTTTCAGGAAGAAGTAGAAAGCGGCAGGCTCTACCAGCCCTTTTCCTTGACCTGTAACGACGGACGCGACTACTGGCTGGTCTATCTCGAAACCCGGAGGCACGTGCCAAAAATCCGCGCGTTCAAAGATTGGATGCTGAGCGAATTTCCATCGGCGGAAGAATGAAATAATCGCTGCGCACTGCTACCACCGGGCCGGAATTGGCCTTCCCTCACGGGCAAAATTTTCGCAATGTGGCCATGCGGAGGATGAAAGGGGAACTGAATGTACGAATACGCCATTGCCTGGGAATGGCTGGCCTTTGCCGTCCGCTGGCTGCATGTGATCACCGCCATCGCCTGGATCGGCTCATCCTTCTATTTCATCGCGCTTGACCTCGGCCTCGTGAAACGCCCCGGCCTGCCGGCTGGCGCCTATGGCGAAGAATGGCAAGTTCACGGTGGGGGCTTCTATCACGTCCAGAAATACCTTGTGGCACCGGCCTCCATGCCGGAACACCTGACCTGGTTCAAATGGGAAGCCTACACCACCTGGCTTTCCGGCTTCGCCATGCTGTGTCTGGTCTATTACGGTGGCGCAGACCTCTTCCTTGTCGACCGCCACGTCCTCGACATCACCTCGACGCAGGCAATCCTCATTTCCATGGGCTCGCTCGCCATCGGCTGGATTTTCTACGACCTGCTGTGCAAATCGCCGCTCGGCAAGAACACCTGGACGCTGATGGGCATCCTCTACGTGGCGCTCGTCGCCATGGCCTGGGGCTACACGCAGGTCTTTACCGGCCGTGCCGCTTTCCTGCATCTCGGCGCCTTCACCGCGACGATCATGTCGGCCAATGTGTTCTTCATCATCATGCCGAACCAG
This genomic stretch from Pararhizobium capsulatum DSM 1112 harbors:
- a CDS encoding LysR substrate-binding domain-containing protein; its protein translation is MKLSRQMPLNALRVFEAAARLMSFTRAGEELGMTQTAVSYQIKLLEDHIGEPLFLRRPRQISLTEAGERLAPKVTQGFAVLAEAMASVSDETGQMLHLDSTATFAQQWLTRYLGSFQLRHPNIAVRLSTSPVVNDFASTQADVAIRYGRGLWPGLKAHRIMRMDFAPMLSPKLAEQVGGIREPADLLKLSIISAGDVWWEQWFTAAGVKNPNLKRFPPNELGTQSFDAGMAIAGQGVAILNPQHFQEEVESGRLYQPFSLTCNDGRDYWLVYLETRRHVPKIRAFKDWMLSEFPSAEE